ACCGGTCGGCATCGCCATGGGCACGGTCGGCGTGCTGGGCTTCGGCTACGTCATCGGTGATATTGGCCCGGCGCTGAAGATCCTGGCGCAGTCGCCGATCCGCACCGCGACCGACGCGGAATTCGCCGTCATTCCGCTGTTCCTGCTGATGGGTGCCTTCGCTTCGTCCTCGGGCATGAGCCGCGAACTGTTTCGCGCGTCGAACACCTTTCTCGGCCATTTCCGTGGCGGCCTCGGCATTGCCACCATCGCGGCTTGTGGCGGCTTTGCCGCGATCTGCGGCTCCTCGGTGGCGACGGCTGCAACGTTCTCCAAGGTCGCCTATCCGGAGATGCGGCAATACGGCTATCCGCAGAGCTTTGCCACCGGCGTGATCGCGGCCGGCGGCTCGCTCGGCATCATGATCCCGCCGTCGACGGTGTTCGCGGTCTACGGCCTGATCACCGAGCAGGATATCGGCAAACTGTTCATCGCCGGCGTGGTGCCGGGCATTCTCGCCATCGCCATGTACATCCTCACCATCAATGTTATCGCGCTCGCCCGGCCGGGCTATCTGCCCAAGACGCCGCGCCATAGCTGGGCCGAGCGCCGCGATGCGCTGCGCGACATCTGGGCGGTGGTGCTGCTGTTCTTCTTCATTATCGGCGGTCTGTATGCCGGCATATTCACCGCCACCGAAGCGGCCGGCATGGGCGCGGCCGGCGCTTTCATCATCGCGGTCCTGCGCCGCAAGTTGTCGCGTGAGGAGTTCATGCGCAGCCTCATCGAATCGCTGCGTACCAGTGCCTCGGTATTCACGATCCTGATCGGCGCACTGATTTTCGGCTACTTCCTGACCGTCACGCAGGTGCCGCAGCGGCTCACCGAGTTCCTCA
The Pseudolabrys sp. FHR47 genome window above contains:
- a CDS encoding TRAP transporter large permease, with translation MSTDAVAAIGFIALFALMMLRVPVGIAMGTVGVLGFGYVIGDIGPALKILAQSPIRTATDAEFAVIPLFLLMGAFASSSGMSRELFRASNTFLGHFRGGLGIATIAACGGFAAICGSSVATAATFSKVAYPEMRQYGYPQSFATGVIAAGGSLGIMIPPSTVFAVYGLITEQDIGKLFIAGVVPGILAIAMYILTINVIALARPGYLPKTPRHSWAERRDALRDIWAVVLLFFFIIGGLYAGIFTATEAAGMGAAGAFIIAVLRRKLSREEFMRSLIESLRTSASVFTILIGALIFGYFLTVTQVPQRLTEFLTGLGLGPYGVLVLILLMYLVLGCIMDAMAMIILTIPIVFPVIKALGFDPIWFGVIIVMTVELGLIHPPVGMNVFVIKSVIKDVKLSTVFKGVLPFVLTDIVRLAILILFPILATWLPSHM